A genomic stretch from Caballeronia sp. LZ062 includes:
- a CDS encoding response regulator transcription factor, with the protein MENGYFKTVLLVEDEGLTRSAMKTLILANEPLLEIDEADGFEQAKAKLSANSYDLMFLDYHLRGQATGMDLLNWIREEEREVQTIMLSAQDDRDTVLECIRNGACGFISKGSEQGAGVFREALKTILNGRVYLPNTVLGKGGHSPKPVSTHAGVTIESLDLPPRLTETLRYLLQGLSNKAIARKMNISENTAKEYSSDLLARFHVTRRTFLIVEMARRGIEMPMGNTSSAS; encoded by the coding sequence ATGGAAAACGGATACTTCAAAACAGTATTGCTGGTAGAGGACGAAGGGCTCACGCGCAGCGCGATGAAGACGTTGATTCTGGCGAACGAGCCCTTGCTCGAGATCGACGAAGCCGATGGGTTCGAGCAGGCGAAAGCGAAGCTCTCGGCGAATTCGTACGATCTCATGTTTCTCGACTATCACTTGCGCGGCCAGGCCACCGGCATGGACCTGCTCAACTGGATACGCGAGGAGGAGCGCGAGGTACAGACCATCATGCTGTCCGCTCAGGACGACCGCGATACCGTGCTCGAATGCATTCGCAACGGCGCGTGCGGTTTCATCTCGAAGGGAAGCGAGCAGGGCGCGGGCGTGTTCCGCGAAGCCCTCAAGACCATTCTCAACGGGCGCGTTTATCTGCCGAACACCGTGCTCGGCAAGGGCGGCCACAGCCCGAAACCCGTGTCGACACATGCGGGCGTGACCATCGAATCGCTGGATCTTCCGCCGCGTCTCACCGAAACGCTGCGCTATCTGCTGCAAGGGCTGTCGAACAAGGCCATCGCGCGGAAGATGAACATCAGCGAGAACACGGCCAAGGAATATTCCAGCGACCTGCTCGCGCGCTTTCACGTGACGCGGCGAACCTTCCTGATCGTCGAAATGGCGCGGCGCGGCATCGAAATGCCGATGGGCAACACGTCGTCGGCTTCCTGA
- a CDS encoding oxidoreductase-like domain-containing protein, whose amino-acid sequence MNEANDLADDPRPTPPERPQPDDCCHSGCHPCVFDVYQTALERYEAQLRERQARHGQS is encoded by the coding sequence ATGAACGAAGCCAACGACCTCGCCGACGACCCGCGCCCCACGCCGCCCGAGCGCCCCCAACCGGACGATTGCTGCCACAGCGGCTGCCATCCCTGTGTATTCGATGTGTATCAGACGGCGCTCGAACGCTACGAAGCGCAGCTGCGCGAACGGCAGGCTCGACACGGACAGTCGTAG
- the mprF gene encoding bifunctional lysylphosphatidylglycerol flippase/synthetase MprF, which translates to MSRRKSFTWLRAIPALGRSFAARLDPQRFAAPALTVLVCALLLVVFQHLSHTVDYKSVVRSLRTLSLQAWGAALFATALSFAALVGRDAVGLRHIGVAVPRSLLWVGATVGSALGNVTGFGALTGGAVRCRVYGAAEVTAAQVGRLSIFTGVTLALSLAFIAALGMVCSAGTLSPMLHLSPAILRALGAALLAVFVAMLLFCGREQRTLRSRWTWLAFTVPTRRDFIAQTALAVVDVLGAGIALWAMLPGAHVGFGEFMTVFSTAMLLGMIGHTPGGVGVFEAAMVFALGRNVATPDVLAALLAYRAIYFGLPLILSAAVMAAFEGRALKGRFAFLHPRRVSPLAPLFLAIVAFAAGSMLVISGATPAFKMRIALLQTVIPLWVLESSQLLGSVMGVMLLFVARGLMRRLDAAWWVALILAVANFALSLAKGLAFIEAGVLAFLIALLVLTRERFNRRASLFAERFTATWLVSVGMVMAVAVWIMFFAFRDVPYNTDLWWQFAFDERAPRALRATLAAGVFACAFAVWQLLRPAAGRFEMPAPQDLADAARIFRAQERSDAGLAMMGDKSFLFSESRQAFLMYAKHGRTWAALHDPVGPRGEWAGLIRRFVELAHSHNGRAAFYQVRADALPLYLDAGLTLMKLGEEAHVALSEFDLKGSHRAHLRYALKRGERDGFDTELIGPDRIAESMPMLREISDDWLDSRSAREKSFSVAAFNEEYLAAQSVLLVRQQGVPVAFVTFMTTDLNTEATVGVMRHVAEASSYAMEYLFTQLALHLKEAGFKSLSLGIAPLSGMEPTPLASHWHRLAGLVWRFGGRFYNFRGLRGFKSKFQPHWEPRYLAASGSVSVFLTLADLSLLAGGWRS; encoded by the coding sequence ATGTCTCGCAGAAAGTCGTTCACCTGGCTTCGCGCCATTCCCGCGCTCGGACGCTCGTTTGCCGCGCGCCTCGATCCCCAGCGGTTCGCCGCGCCCGCGCTCACGGTTCTCGTGTGCGCGCTGCTTCTCGTCGTGTTCCAGCACCTGTCGCATACGGTCGATTACAAGTCCGTCGTGCGCTCGCTCCGGACGCTCTCGCTCCAGGCCTGGGGCGCCGCGCTCTTCGCGACCGCGCTCAGCTTTGCCGCGCTGGTCGGGCGCGATGCCGTCGGCTTGCGTCACATCGGCGTTGCGGTGCCGCGTTCGCTGCTGTGGGTCGGCGCGACGGTCGGCTCGGCGCTCGGCAACGTCACCGGTTTCGGCGCGCTGACAGGCGGGGCGGTGCGCTGCCGCGTCTACGGCGCGGCGGAGGTCACGGCCGCGCAGGTCGGCCGCCTGTCGATTTTCACGGGCGTGACGCTCGCGCTTTCGCTGGCGTTCATAGCGGCGCTCGGCATGGTGTGCTCGGCGGGCACGCTCTCGCCGATGCTGCATCTTTCCCCGGCGATACTGCGCGCGCTCGGCGCCGCGCTGCTCGCCGTCTTCGTCGCGATGCTCCTCTTCTGCGGACGCGAGCAGCGCACGCTGCGCTCGCGCTGGACGTGGCTCGCGTTCACGGTGCCGACGCGCCGCGACTTCATCGCGCAAACGGCGCTCGCCGTCGTGGATGTGCTCGGCGCGGGCATCGCGCTCTGGGCGATGCTGCCCGGCGCGCACGTCGGCTTCGGCGAATTCATGACCGTCTTCTCCACAGCGATGCTGCTCGGGATGATCGGCCACACGCCGGGCGGCGTCGGCGTGTTCGAAGCGGCGATGGTCTTCGCGCTCGGCCGCAATGTGGCGACGCCGGACGTGCTCGCCGCGCTGCTCGCGTATCGCGCGATCTACTTCGGCCTGCCGCTGATTCTCTCGGCCGCCGTGATGGCCGCGTTCGAAGGACGCGCGCTGAAGGGCCGTTTCGCCTTCCTGCATCCGCGCCGCGTGTCGCCGCTCGCGCCGCTGTTCCTCGCGATCGTCGCGTTCGCGGCCGGGTCGATGCTCGTCATCTCCGGCGCGACGCCTGCGTTCAAAATGCGCATTGCGCTCTTGCAGACGGTGATTCCGCTGTGGGTGCTGGAAAGCTCGCAACTGCTCGGCAGCGTGATGGGCGTCATGCTGCTTTTCGTTGCGCGCGGGCTCATGCGCCGGCTCGACGCCGCGTGGTGGGTCGCGCTGATTCTCGCGGTCGCGAACTTCGCGCTGTCGCTGGCGAAGGGGCTCGCCTTCATCGAAGCGGGCGTGCTGGCGTTCCTGATCGCGCTGCTCGTGCTGACGCGCGAGCGGTTCAACCGTCGGGCGTCGCTCTTCGCCGAGCGATTCACGGCGACGTGGCTGGTTTCCGTCGGCATGGTCATGGCGGTTGCCGTGTGGATCATGTTCTTCGCCTTCCGCGACGTGCCGTACAACACGGACCTCTGGTGGCAATTCGCGTTCGACGAGCGCGCGCCGCGTGCGCTGCGCGCGACGCTCGCGGCGGGCGTCTTCGCCTGCGCGTTCGCCGTGTGGCAGTTGCTGCGTCCGGCGGCGGGCCGCTTCGAAATGCCCGCGCCGCAGGACCTCGCCGATGCCGCGCGCATTTTCCGCGCGCAGGAGCGCAGCGACGCCGGCCTCGCGATGATGGGCGACAAGAGCTTTCTGTTTTCCGAGTCGCGCCAGGCATTTCTCATGTACGCGAAGCACGGCCGCACGTGGGCCGCGCTGCACGATCCCGTCGGGCCGCGCGGCGAGTGGGCGGGGCTGATCCGCCGTTTCGTCGAACTCGCGCATTCGCACAACGGCCGCGCCGCGTTCTATCAGGTGCGCGCCGACGCGCTGCCGCTCTATCTCGATGCCGGTCTCACGCTGATGAAGCTCGGCGAGGAAGCGCACGTCGCGCTGTCGGAATTTGATCTCAAGGGCTCGCATCGCGCGCATTTGCGTTATGCGTTGAAGCGCGGCGAACGCGACGGCTTCGACACGGAACTGATCGGACCGGACCGGATCGCGGAAAGCATGCCGATGCTGCGCGAAATCTCCGACGACTGGCTCGACAGCCGTTCGGCCCGCGAGAAGAGCTTCTCGGTGGCGGCGTTCAACGAAGAATATCTGGCGGCGCAATCGGTGCTGCTCGTGCGTCAGCAGGGCGTTCCCGTGGCGTTCGTCACCTTCATGACGACCGATCTCAACACCGAAGCGACCGTCGGCGTGATGCGGCACGTGGCGGAGGCGTCGTCGTATGCAATGGAATACCTCTTCACGCAGCTCGCGCTGCATCTGAAGGAGGCGGGGTTCAAGTCGCTGTCGCTGGGCATTGCGCCGCTTTCCGGCATGGAGCCGACGCCGCTCGCGTCGCACTGGCATCGGCTGGCGGGGCTCGTGTGGCGTTTCGGCGGGCGCTTCTACAACTTCCGCGGTCTGCGCGGATTCAAAAGCAAGTTCCAGCCGCACTGGGAGCCGCGTTATCTGGCGGCGTCCGGTTCGGTCAGCGTGTTTCTCACTTTGGCGGACCTCTCGTTGCTGGCGGGAGGCTGGCGTTCATGA
- a CDS encoding AcvB/VirJ family lysyl-phosphatidylglycerol hydrolase, which produces MNKFGKKLAALAAAAVCGVSMIGAAHANTVSGGRYGQVTVTKPTGEMTGFVVLLSEKSGWSESDQQTADALAAKGAMVVGVDTPRYAARLATEKKETCHNLVGDAEDMSHQLERTVQTSRYFSPIFAGTGQGATVAEHALGQAPDNTVAGAVSLAPDAKLDARFNPCPPDPTIIHMKGLPGFMERAAWQPGRTKADALVTMTAPHLKKPDAPAVNDVSDLPLIELRAAQPTDLLAIVISGDGGWRDLDKTMALALQRDGVSVIGIDSLRYFWSEKTPQRTAEDIARVVRTYSARWHTSHVALVGYSFGADVMPFAYNRLPDDVLRQVSYISLMGFASEADFQIRVTGWLGMKASDKALKVKPELAKLPPAMVQCIYGEKEDDTLCPTLTKTGIDVVKLPGDHHFGGDYDALARRILAGWRKQIAAKQAA; this is translated from the coding sequence ATGAACAAGTTTGGCAAGAAACTGGCGGCGCTCGCGGCGGCCGCCGTCTGCGGCGTTTCGATGATCGGCGCGGCGCACGCGAACACCGTGTCCGGTGGCCGCTACGGGCAGGTCACGGTGACGAAGCCCACGGGCGAGATGACGGGCTTCGTCGTGCTGCTGTCGGAAAAGAGCGGCTGGAGCGAATCCGACCAGCAAACCGCCGATGCGCTCGCGGCGAAGGGCGCGATGGTCGTCGGCGTCGATACGCCGCGCTACGCCGCGCGCCTCGCGACCGAGAAGAAGGAGACGTGCCACAACCTCGTCGGCGATGCCGAGGACATGAGCCATCAGCTCGAACGCACCGTGCAGACGAGCCGCTATTTCTCGCCGATTTTCGCTGGAACCGGACAAGGCGCGACCGTTGCGGAACACGCGCTCGGGCAGGCGCCGGACAACACGGTGGCGGGCGCGGTGTCGCTCGCGCCGGACGCAAAACTCGACGCGCGCTTCAATCCGTGTCCGCCCGATCCGACCATCATCCACATGAAGGGCTTGCCGGGCTTCATGGAGCGCGCCGCGTGGCAGCCGGGGCGCACGAAGGCTGACGCGCTCGTCACGATGACCGCGCCGCATCTGAAGAAGCCTGACGCGCCCGCTGTGAACGACGTGTCGGATCTGCCGCTCATCGAACTGCGCGCGGCGCAACCGACCGACTTGCTCGCCATCGTCATTTCCGGCGACGGCGGCTGGCGCGATCTCGACAAGACGATGGCGCTCGCGCTTCAGCGCGACGGCGTGTCGGTGATCGGCATCGATTCGCTGCGTTACTTCTGGAGCGAGAAGACGCCGCAGCGCACCGCAGAGGACATCGCGCGCGTGGTCCGCACGTACAGCGCGCGCTGGCATACGAGCCACGTCGCGCTCGTCGGCTATTCCTTTGGCGCGGACGTGATGCCGTTCGCATACAACCGTCTTCCCGACGACGTGCTGCGCCAAGTCTCGTATATCTCGCTGATGGGCTTCGCGTCCGAGGCGGATTTTCAGATACGCGTGACCGGCTGGCTCGGCATGAAGGCGAGCGACAAGGCGCTGAAGGTCAAGCCCGAACTCGCGAAGCTGCCGCCCGCGATGGTCCAGTGCATCTACGGCGAGAAGGAAGACGACACGCTGTGCCCGACGCTCACGAAGACGGGCATCGACGTGGTGAAGCTGCCGGGCGATCACCACTTCGGCGGCGACTACGACGCGCTCGCGCGGCGCATTCTCGCCGGCTGGCGTAAGCAGATCGCGGCGAAGCAGGCTGCATAA
- a CDS encoding M20 family metallopeptidase, translating into MTTGDSTQQEEAVRLDASALQAFVDRKWNDEIVPALTDYIAVPAKSPMFDADWARHGFIERVVTDAVDWVKAQPVKGLEVEIVRLTGRTPVIFFEAPATRSGSTETVVLYGHLDKQPEFEGWRSDLGPWTPKLEDGKLYGRGGADDGYATYASITALAALDAQGVERPRCVGIIETCEESGSYDLLPYIDALRDRLGDVGLVICLDSGAGNYDQLWLTTSLRGLVAGDLEVQVLEEGLHSGGYGGIAPSTFRIMRQLFERLEDAATGNLLPKDFHCGIPAQRLREAEATAQILGDDVWKKLPWSCGQDGGSVLPTTTDPKEALINSTWRPSLTVTGAAGLPPLADAGNVLAPRTAFKLSLRLPPLVEATEAVAQLKSLLEFDPPYNAKVTFKPEAGAATGWSAPELAPWLASSLNDASRRHFGADVAYMGQGGTIPLMNTLKEGFPRSQFMVCGVLGPKSNAHGPNEFLHVPYARKLTAAVAEVIAAAP; encoded by the coding sequence ATGACTACTGGCGACAGCACACAGCAAGAAGAAGCAGTCCGGCTCGACGCGTCCGCGTTGCAGGCCTTCGTCGATCGGAAATGGAACGACGAAATCGTTCCGGCGCTCACCGATTACATCGCCGTTCCGGCGAAAAGCCCGATGTTCGACGCCGACTGGGCGCGCCACGGCTTCATCGAGCGCGTGGTCACGGACGCCGTGGACTGGGTCAAGGCGCAGCCGGTCAAGGGTCTCGAGGTCGAAATCGTGCGGCTGACCGGGCGCACGCCGGTGATCTTCTTCGAGGCGCCCGCTACGCGCTCGGGCAGCACCGAAACGGTCGTGCTCTACGGCCATCTGGACAAGCAGCCGGAGTTCGAGGGCTGGCGCAGCGACCTCGGCCCGTGGACGCCGAAGCTCGAAGACGGCAAGCTCTACGGTCGCGGCGGCGCCGACGACGGTTACGCGACCTACGCCAGCATCACGGCGCTCGCGGCGCTCGACGCGCAGGGCGTGGAGCGCCCGCGCTGCGTCGGCATCATCGAGACGTGCGAGGAGTCGGGCAGCTACGACTTGCTGCCGTACATCGACGCGCTGCGCGACAGGCTCGGCGACGTCGGGCTCGTGATCTGCCTCGATTCGGGCGCGGGCAATTACGACCAGCTTTGGCTGACCACGTCGCTGCGCGGGCTCGTCGCGGGCGATCTCGAAGTGCAGGTGCTGGAAGAAGGGCTGCATTCGGGCGGCTATGGCGGCATCGCGCCGTCGACGTTTCGCATCATGCGGCAATTGTTCGAGCGCCTCGAAGACGCCGCGACCGGCAATCTGCTGCCGAAGGACTTCCACTGCGGGATTCCGGCGCAACGCCTGCGCGAAGCGGAAGCAACGGCGCAGATTCTCGGCGACGACGTCTGGAAGAAGCTGCCGTGGAGCTGCGGTCAGGATGGCGGGAGCGTGCTGCCGACCACCACCGATCCTAAGGAAGCGCTGATCAACTCGACGTGGCGGCCTTCGCTGACCGTGACGGGTGCAGCGGGCCTTCCGCCGCTCGCGGACGCCGGCAACGTGCTCGCGCCGCGCACCGCGTTCAAGCTCTCGCTGCGCCTGCCGCCGCTCGTCGAAGCGACGGAGGCGGTCGCGCAGCTGAAGTCGTTGCTCGAATTCGATCCTCCGTACAACGCGAAGGTTACGTTCAAGCCGGAGGCGGGCGCCGCGACGGGCTGGAGCGCGCCGGAACTCGCGCCGTGGCTTGCCTCGTCGCTGAACGACGCGTCGCGGCGGCATTTCGGCGCCGATGTCGCATACATGGGACAGGGGGGCACCATTCCACTGATGAACACGCTGAAAGAAGGCTTCCCGCGCTCGCAGTTCATGGTGTGCGGGGTGCTCGGGCCGAAGTCGAACGCGCACGGGCCGAACGAGTTCCTGCACGTGCCGTATGCGCGCAAGCTGACGGCGGCGGTGGCCGAAGTGATCGCGGCTGCGCCGTGA
- a CDS encoding penicillin acylase family protein has translation MTQTVRLAIAGALVSALLAGCASPHDTSGRTQAEPGKGTPYRAEIRRTQAGIPHVRAADWGSLGFGYGYAQAEDTLCTLADGFVTYRGERSAYFGADARLPAPTTFGQPRNLDADFFFRLVADQAAVDRYRAAQPPELRSLVDGFASGYNRYVADLKAGQFPGAHAACRAQPWVEEIEPDDIYRRVIAANLAGGSARFVQAIAGAQPPKRGAQPPAASLDAKDLRYGVGDMPGIGSNALAFGAPITRDRRSILFGNPHWFWRGPDRFYQAQLTIPGRLNVAGASFLGMPLVVLGFNENIAWTHTVSTGRRFGLFEMTLDPADPTRYVFDGASQPMTPVPLTVRVRRANGSLESVSRTLYRTRFGPVVDLSAMNAGLGWSAQRAYALADVNADNVRSFENFFAWDQARSLDDFIAIQKRYAAIPWANTFAIGRGDPRVWFADIGPIPGVPDALADACTTQTGRALAGGLPGVPVLDGSKSACTWRSDPGSAQPGTLPVAQLPTMLRGDYVGNFNDSYWLTNANVPLKAYARVLGPTRDEQSLRTRYGHLLAARLQREPGGVTRGAVEQAVLETHSMSEQLYRQPVLDAVCSPGDAASALNDACDVLRNWNGTADIDARGANLWDEFWRRVEKLAPESLAATRFDPARPLTTPSGLKTDNPAVVQELRQALGGAALSLRLNGFALDSRRGDLLYSTRNGANVPLYGGCDDAGYFTVVCAGRPLNPKGYPMDANGEGDSYMQVVTFTADGAPGVEADTMLAPSESDDSASPRSGDGTRLFAAKHWQRFPFTDEAIDADPGVTRVVVTGTR, from the coding sequence ATGACTCAGACCGTCAGGCTTGCGATTGCCGGGGCGCTCGTGAGCGCGCTGCTCGCCGGCTGTGCCTCGCCGCACGACACGTCCGGCCGCACGCAGGCCGAGCCGGGCAAGGGCACGCCGTACCGCGCCGAGATCCGCCGCACGCAGGCAGGCATTCCGCACGTCCGTGCCGCCGACTGGGGTAGCCTCGGTTTCGGCTACGGCTACGCGCAGGCCGAAGACACGCTGTGCACGCTCGCCGACGGCTTCGTCACCTATCGCGGCGAGCGGTCCGCGTACTTCGGTGCGGATGCCCGCCTGCCGGCGCCGACGACGTTCGGTCAGCCGCGCAATCTCGACGCCGACTTCTTCTTCCGCCTCGTCGCGGACCAGGCCGCGGTCGACCGTTATCGCGCCGCGCAGCCACCGGAATTGCGCAGTCTCGTCGACGGCTTCGCATCCGGCTACAACCGCTACGTGGCCGACCTGAAAGCGGGCCAGTTTCCCGGCGCGCACGCGGCCTGTCGCGCGCAGCCGTGGGTCGAGGAGATCGAGCCGGACGACATCTATCGCCGGGTGATCGCGGCAAATCTCGCGGGCGGCTCGGCGCGGTTCGTGCAGGCGATCGCTGGCGCGCAGCCTCCCAAGCGCGGCGCGCAGCCGCCGGCCGCGTCGCTGGATGCGAAAGACCTGCGATACGGCGTCGGCGACATGCCGGGCATCGGCAGCAACGCGCTCGCGTTCGGCGCGCCGATCACGCGCGACAGACGCAGCATCCTGTTCGGCAATCCGCACTGGTTCTGGCGCGGCCCGGACCGCTTCTATCAGGCGCAGTTGACCATTCCCGGGCGGCTGAATGTGGCGGGCGCGTCGTTTCTGGGAATGCCGCTCGTCGTGCTCGGCTTCAACGAAAACATCGCGTGGACGCACACCGTTTCGACGGGGCGCCGCTTCGGCCTCTTCGAGATGACGCTCGATCCCGCCGACCCGACGCGCTACGTGTTCGACGGCGCGAGTCAGCCGATGACGCCGGTGCCGCTCACGGTGCGCGTGCGCCGCGCGAACGGCTCGCTGGAATCGGTCTCGCGCACGCTGTATCGCACGCGCTTCGGGCCGGTCGTCGATCTGTCGGCGATGAACGCCGGCCTCGGCTGGAGCGCGCAGCGCGCGTATGCGCTCGCCGACGTCAACGCGGACAACGTGCGCAGCTTCGAAAACTTCTTCGCGTGGGACCAGGCGCGCTCGCTCGACGACTTCATCGCGATTCAGAAGCGGTATGCGGCGATTCCGTGGGCCAACACATTCGCCATCGGCCGTGGCGATCCGCGTGTGTGGTTCGCGGACATCGGCCCGATTCCCGGCGTGCCGGATGCGCTTGCGGACGCCTGCACCACGCAAACGGGCCGGGCGCTTGCGGGCGGCTTGCCCGGCGTGCCGGTCCTGGACGGCTCGAAAAGCGCCTGCACGTGGCGCTCCGATCCGGGAAGCGCACAGCCCGGCACGCTGCCCGTCGCGCAGTTGCCGACCATGCTGCGCGGCGATTACGTCGGCAACTTCAACGACAGTTACTGGCTCACCAACGCGAACGTGCCGCTCAAGGCTTATGCGCGCGTGCTCGGTCCGACGCGCGACGAGCAGTCGTTGCGCACCCGCTATGGGCATCTGCTTGCCGCGCGGCTGCAGCGCGAACCCGGCGGCGTGACGCGCGGCGCGGTGGAACAGGCGGTGCTCGAAACGCACTCGATGTCCGAGCAGTTGTACCGTCAGCCTGTACTCGACGCCGTCTGCTCGCCCGGCGACGCGGCAAGCGCGCTCAACGACGCCTGCGACGTGCTGCGCAACTGGAACGGCACCGCCGACATCGACGCGCGCGGCGCCAATCTGTGGGACGAATTCTGGCGACGCGTGGAAAAGCTCGCGCCGGAGAGTCTCGCCGCCACGCGCTTCGATCCGGCGCGGCCGCTCACGACGCCCAGCGGGCTGAAAACGGACAACCCCGCCGTCGTGCAGGAATTGCGGCAGGCGCTCGGCGGGGCGGCGCTTTCGCTGAGGCTCAACGGCTTCGCGCTGGACTCGCGGCGCGGCGATCTGCTCTATTCGACGCGCAACGGCGCAAACGTGCCGCTCTACGGCGGCTGCGACGATGCAGGCTACTTCACCGTCGTCTGCGCGGGGCGGCCGCTCAATCCGAAGGGCTATCCGATGGACGCGAATGGCGAAGGCGACAGCTACATGCAGGTGGTCACGTTTACTGCGGACGGTGCGCCGGGCGTGGAGGCGGATACGATGCTCGCGCCGTCCGAATCGGACGATTCTGCATCGCCGCGTTCCGGCGACGGCACGCGGCTTTTCGCGGCAAAGCATTGGCAGCGGTTCCCGTTCACCGACGAAGCCATCGACGCCGACCCGGGCGTGACGCGCGTCGTCGTCACGGGCACGCGTTGA
- a CDS encoding malate/lactate/ureidoglycolate dehydrogenase, with protein MNEASKTAVQERRIAADTLHAYVRAIWEHAGSAAREAQLVADHLVMANLSGHDSHGVGMIPRYTSSLADGQLQLNTHADIVRDAGAVLTVDGRKGFGQVVAYEAMEHGIERAKKFGVCAVGLRNAHHIGRIGHWAEQCAKAGLVSFHFVNVAGDPLVAPFGGIDRRFGTNPFCAGYPRDGKNPLVLDFATAGIAYGKTRVAYNKGVTVAPGMLLDHEGRPTVEPKVMHEEPFGTLTAFGLHKGSGLAALCEIFGGALSGGYTTHESTLEKSSAIFNCMTSVILDPNAFDAPAAQAEAEAFLEWMKASPHGEGVDAIYAPGEPEEARRAERGANGVPIDPTTWKQIRESAEKSGMTEAEIAPYADALK; from the coding sequence ATGAACGAAGCCAGCAAAACCGCAGTACAGGAGCGGCGCATCGCCGCCGACACCTTGCACGCGTACGTCCGCGCCATCTGGGAACACGCGGGCAGCGCCGCGCGCGAGGCGCAACTCGTGGCCGATCACCTGGTGATGGCCAATCTGTCCGGCCACGACTCGCACGGCGTCGGCATGATTCCGCGCTACACGTCGTCGCTCGCGGACGGGCAACTCCAGCTGAACACGCACGCGGACATCGTGCGCGACGCCGGCGCGGTGCTCACCGTCGATGGCCGCAAGGGGTTCGGGCAGGTCGTCGCCTACGAGGCGATGGAGCACGGCATCGAGCGCGCGAAGAAGTTCGGCGTATGCGCGGTGGGCTTGCGCAACGCGCATCACATCGGGCGCATCGGCCACTGGGCCGAGCAGTGCGCGAAGGCGGGGCTCGTGTCGTTCCACTTCGTGAACGTGGCGGGCGATCCGCTCGTCGCGCCGTTCGGCGGCATCGACCGGCGCTTCGGCACGAACCCGTTCTGCGCCGGGTATCCGCGCGACGGCAAAAATCCGCTCGTGCTCGATTTCGCGACGGCGGGCATCGCTTACGGCAAGACGCGCGTAGCCTACAACAAGGGCGTGACGGTCGCGCCGGGCATGTTGCTCGACCACGAAGGCCGTCCGACCGTGGAGCCGAAGGTGATGCACGAAGAGCCGTTCGGCACCTTGACGGCGTTCGGCCTGCACAAGGGCTCGGGGCTTGCCGCGCTGTGCGAGATTTTCGGCGGCGCGCTCTCGGGCGGCTACACGACGCACGAAAGCACGCTGGAAAAGTCGAGCGCCATCTTCAACTGCATGACGTCGGTGATCCTCGACCCGAACGCCTTCGACGCGCCCGCGGCGCAAGCCGAAGCCGAAGCCTTCCTCGAATGGATGAAGGCGTCGCCGCACGGCGAAGGCGTCGATGCGATCTACGCGCCGGGCGAACCGGAAGAGGCGCGTCGCGCGGAACGCGGGGCGAACGGCGTGCCGATCGACCCGACCACGTGGAAGCAGATTCGTGAGTCCGCCGAGAAGTCCGGCATGACCGAAGCCGAAATCGCACCGTACGCGGATGCATTGAAATAA
- a CDS encoding DUF1993 domain-containing protein, with protein MSLSMYRASIPVFIRGLEVCSSLLEKGAAFADEKGLAHADVIAARLAPDMLPLAAQIQRASDTAKLSAQRLSGVDAPSFEDNEDSFAALQQRIAKTIAYLKSIQQTTMEGSETRTVTLKFPDFSPSFSGVDYLFGFGLPNFYFHVATTHDILRHLGAPIGKRDYLGPLK; from the coding sequence ATGTCCCTCTCGATGTATCGCGCGTCGATTCCGGTTTTTATTCGCGGGCTGGAGGTCTGCTCGTCGCTGCTGGAGAAAGGCGCCGCTTTCGCCGATGAAAAAGGCCTCGCCCACGCCGATGTGATCGCCGCCCGCCTCGCCCCCGACATGCTGCCGCTCGCCGCGCAGATTCAGCGCGCGAGCGATACGGCGAAGCTCTCGGCGCAGCGTCTTTCGGGCGTCGATGCCCCGAGCTTCGAGGACAACGAGGACAGCTTCGCGGCGTTGCAGCAGCGCATAGCGAAGACGATCGCTTACTTGAAGAGCATCCAGCAAACGACGATGGAGGGCAGCGAAACGCGCACGGTCACGCTGAAGTTTCCGGACTTTTCGCCGTCGTTTTCAGGCGTCGATTATCTGTTCGGCTTCGGCTTGCCGAACTTCTACTTCCACGTCGCGACGACGCACGATATCTTGCGGCACCTCGGCGCGCCCATCGGCAAGCGGGACTATCTCGGGCCGCTCAAATAA